Proteins from one Danaus plexippus chromosome 2, MEX_DaPlex, whole genome shotgun sequence genomic window:
- the LOC116765224 gene encoding 2',5'-phosphodiesterase 12 isoform X1, whose translation MYFRLLNVNRFLSSLVRVSKINSMNYNKCYLRYIDTEDKVDISFLFKVKDSYRLFNLKRKPSESMQTLYTRIAANVQKACSKKNKKKGMIEEDIDVKILDERDNIVSEDCTCSELFTLKEPLKLIISEQCLDVVLNAPWVINLSLPKSIMVDFPVFPENLETLYAEKELNIYNWYRGKVNNSKGNELSDVHVEWNFIVSSFSYTPKSEDIGLKLKLECIPVNAKLSGPVVECISKNLVEAGPGSCPFETRHMFTPTKLKGKRFRCVSYNILADLYCDSDYTRTVLHPYCPPYALQIDYRKQLIMKELKGYNADIICLQEVDGKIFNKCLKPFLDSDNFNGLFYKKGKTVAEGLACFYNRLRFCLIEDFHILLAKVLEKESYLKNIFDIIKNNTALMERLLDRSSVASATVLQSIENPNEILVVGNTHLYFHPDADHIRLIQGGIFIYWIGEIKKKLIEKNPGKRISVILCGDYNSVPSCGIYQLFTTGLAPSSLEDWKSNANEAVHDLTLSQDILLDSACGTPKYTNFTQGFAECIDYIFYEKNNLSVNQVIPLPNEEELKAHIALPSVVFPSDHIALVSDLEFK comes from the exons atgtattttagacTTTTGAATGTGAATCGTTTTTTGAGTTCGTTAGTGCGTGTCTCCAAAATAAACAGtatgaattacaataaatgttatttaagataCATTGATACCGAAGACAAAGTAGATATATCCTTTCTATTTAAAGTAAAGGATTCATATCgtctttttaatttgaaacgtAAACCATCTGAAAGTATGCAAACATTATATACACGTATCGCTGCAAATGTTCAAAAAGCTTGCAGcaagaaaaataagaaaaaaggtATGATTGAAGAAGATAtagatgtaaaaatattggatGAAAGAGACAATATTGTTTCTGAAGATTGTACTTGTTCGGAATTATTTACTCTTAAGGaaccattaaaattaataatttctgaaCAGTGTCTagatgtagttttaaatgcaCCTTGGGTTATTAATCTTTCACTGCCAAAAAGCATAATGGTAGATTTCCCAGTCTTTCCTGAGAATCTAGAGACTCTGTATGCAGAAAAAGAACTCAATATATACAACTGGTATAGAGGAAAAGTTAATAATAGCAAAGGTAATGAACTAAGTGATGTACATGTTGAATGGAACTTTATTGTAAGTAGTTTTTCCTACACACCTAAATCAGAAGATATTGgactaaaactaaaattagaaTGTATTCCAG tgaatgCAAAACTTAGCGGACCTGTTGTAGAGTGTATCTCAAAAAATTTAGTTGAAGCTGGACCTGGAAGCTGTCCATTTGAAACTAGACATATGTTTACACCTACAAAGTTAAAAGGCAAAAG atttagatGTGtgtcatacaatattttagcAGATTTATACTGTGACTCGGATTATACTAGAACCGTACTACACCCATACTGTCCACCATATGCATTGCAAATTGATTATAGAAAACAGCTCATTATGAAAGAATTAAAAG GTTACAATGCTGATATAATTTGTCTGCAGGAAGTTGATGGCAAGATATTCAATAAATGTCTTAAACCCTTTTTGGATAGTGACAATTTCAATgggttattttataaaaaaggaaaaactGTTGCGGAAGGTTTAGCTTGTTTTTACAACAGGCTCAGATTTTG TTTAATAGAAGactttcacattttattaGCCAAAGTGTTAGAAAAAGAGAGTTATctcaaaaatatctttgatataataaaaaataacactgcTTTGATGGAAAGGTTACTTGATAGGTCAAGTGTTGCCAGTGCTACTGTACTACAGTCAATTGAAAACCCTAATGAAATTCTTGTTGTTGGGAACACTCATTTGTACTTTCATCCTGATGCTGATCACATCAGATTGATTCAAggtggaatatttatttattggataggagaaattaagaaaaaattaattgaaaag AATCCAGGTAAACGGATAAGTGTAATTTTGTGTGGAGATTACAATAGTGTCCCCTCATGTGGAATATATCAGTTGTTCACTACAGGCTTAGCACCAAGTTCTTTGGAGGATTGGAAATCAA atgcAAATGAAGCTGTGCATGATCTTACTTTGTCTCAAGATATTTTACTTGATAGTGCTTGCGGAACaccaaaatatacaaactttaCACAAGGATTTGCTGAATGCATAGactacattttttatgaaaagaacAATCTTTCTGTTAATCAG GTGATTCCACTTCCAAATGAAGAAGAGTTGAAAGCTCACATAGCATTGCCCAGTGTTGTATTTCCATCAGATCATATAGCACTTGTATCagatttagaatttaaataa
- the LOC116765224 gene encoding 2',5'-phosphodiesterase 12 isoform X2 yields the protein MFTPTKLKGKRFRCVSYNILADLYCDSDYTRTVLHPYCPPYALQIDYRKQLIMKELKGYNADIICLQEVDGKIFNKCLKPFLDSDNFNGLFYKKGKTVAEGLACFYNRLRFCLIEDFHILLAKVLEKESYLKNIFDIIKNNTALMERLLDRSSVASATVLQSIENPNEILVVGNTHLYFHPDADHIRLIQGGIFIYWIGEIKKKLIEKNPGKRISVILCGDYNSVPSCGIYQLFTTGLAPSSLEDWKSNANEAVHDLTLSQDILLDSACGTPKYTNFTQGFAECIDYIFYEKNNLSVNQVIPLPNEEELKAHIALPSVVFPSDHIALVSDLEFK from the exons ATGTTTACACCTACAAAGTTAAAAGGCAAAAG atttagatGTGtgtcatacaatattttagcAGATTTATACTGTGACTCGGATTATACTAGAACCGTACTACACCCATACTGTCCACCATATGCATTGCAAATTGATTATAGAAAACAGCTCATTATGAAAGAATTAAAAG GTTACAATGCTGATATAATTTGTCTGCAGGAAGTTGATGGCAAGATATTCAATAAATGTCTTAAACCCTTTTTGGATAGTGACAATTTCAATgggttattttataaaaaaggaaaaactGTTGCGGAAGGTTTAGCTTGTTTTTACAACAGGCTCAGATTTTG TTTAATAGAAGactttcacattttattaGCCAAAGTGTTAGAAAAAGAGAGTTATctcaaaaatatctttgatataataaaaaataacactgcTTTGATGGAAAGGTTACTTGATAGGTCAAGTGTTGCCAGTGCTACTGTACTACAGTCAATTGAAAACCCTAATGAAATTCTTGTTGTTGGGAACACTCATTTGTACTTTCATCCTGATGCTGATCACATCAGATTGATTCAAggtggaatatttatttattggataggagaaattaagaaaaaattaattgaaaag AATCCAGGTAAACGGATAAGTGTAATTTTGTGTGGAGATTACAATAGTGTCCCCTCATGTGGAATATATCAGTTGTTCACTACAGGCTTAGCACCAAGTTCTTTGGAGGATTGGAAATCAA atgcAAATGAAGCTGTGCATGATCTTACTTTGTCTCAAGATATTTTACTTGATAGTGCTTGCGGAACaccaaaatatacaaactttaCACAAGGATTTGCTGAATGCATAGactacattttttatgaaaagaacAATCTTTCTGTTAATCAG GTGATTCCACTTCCAAATGAAGAAGAGTTGAAAGCTCACATAGCATTGCCCAGTGTTGTATTTCCATCAGATCATATAGCACTTGTATCagatttagaatttaaataa
- the LOC116779802 gene encoding uncharacterized protein LOC116779802 isoform X2, whose amino-acid sequence MYKVHQKSIYNLHRSHYFVNTFFGHNNQDGKKVHKTSINNYPQVALKLPTNMININEAEMGRFSPLRERDITGPVINVLSKRNDSPTIDITSQCDPYAYKYDCRGAVSLSSSMQSNVPNPFSGNHTHLNMPGSQWGQGYKYLSDNLHSAHYLTLRNEIRKKQFNKAISTRKMSTETDSSLSAKDKLKRAVKEYGSTVIIFHVTISLLCLGGCYILVSSGVDVTALLKYFNMTEGPLSTAVASNTGTFVIAYGIHKIFAPARIAVTLTATPFIVRYLRNIGFLKHGGGVK is encoded by the exons ATGTATAAAGTTCATcagaaatcaatttataacttACACAGGTCACACTATTTCGTAAACACATTTTTTG GTCATAATAACCAAGATGGCAAAAAGGTTCACAAaacttcaattaataattacccaCAAGTGGCACTCAAGTTGCCTAccaatatgataaatataaatgaagctGAAATGGGAAGATTTTCACCTTTAAGAGAAAGAGATATTACTGGTCCTGTTATCAATGTCTTAAGCAAAAGAAATGATTCACCCACAATTGATATAACATCGCAATGTGATCCGTATGCTTATAAGTATGATTGCCGCGGCGCTGTAAGCTTGTCCTCTTCAATGCAGAGCAATGTCCCAAATCCATTCAGTGGGAACCACACTCATCTCAATATGCCAGGCTCACAATGGGGACAGGGCTATAAATATCTGTCAGATAATTTGCACAGTGCTCACTATCTTACTCTAAGAAATGAAATCcgtaaaaaacagtttaacaAAG CTATCTCCACCAGGAAAATGAGTACAGAAACTGATTCATCATTAAGTGCCAAAGACAAATTAAAAAGAGCTGTTAAAGAGTATGGATCaacagttataatttttcatgtgACTATATCTCTACTATGTTTGGGAGGATGCTACATCCTAGTATCTAG TGGTGTCGATGTAACGGCCCTACTGAAATACTTCAATATGACAGAGGGTCCGCTGTCAACTGCAGTGGCCTCAAACACCGGCACTTTTGTAATAGCTTATGGAATTCATAAAATCTTTGCACCGGCAAGAATAGCTGTAACTTTAACAGCTACGCCATTTATTGTGAGATATCTAAGAAATATtggatttttaaaacatgGTGGTGGGGTAAAAtaa
- the LOC116779802 gene encoding uncharacterized protein LOC116779802 isoform X1 — protein MYKVHQKSIYNLHRSHYFVNTFFGHNNQDGKKVHKTSINNYPQVALKLPTNMININEAEMGRFSPLRERDITGPVINVLSKRNDSPTIDITSQCDPYAYKYDCRGAVSLSSSMQSNVPNPFSGNHTHLNMPGSQWGQGYKYLSDNLHSAHYLTLRNEIRKKQFNKVIAISTRKMSTETDSSLSAKDKLKRAVKEYGSTVIIFHVTISLLCLGGCYILVSSGVDVTALLKYFNMTEGPLSTAVASNTGTFVIAYGIHKIFAPARIAVTLTATPFIVRYLRNIGFLKHGGGVK, from the exons ATGTATAAAGTTCATcagaaatcaatttataacttACACAGGTCACACTATTTCGTAAACACATTTTTTG GTCATAATAACCAAGATGGCAAAAAGGTTCACAAaacttcaattaataattacccaCAAGTGGCACTCAAGTTGCCTAccaatatgataaatataaatgaagctGAAATGGGAAGATTTTCACCTTTAAGAGAAAGAGATATTACTGGTCCTGTTATCAATGTCTTAAGCAAAAGAAATGATTCACCCACAATTGATATAACATCGCAATGTGATCCGTATGCTTATAAGTATGATTGCCGCGGCGCTGTAAGCTTGTCCTCTTCAATGCAGAGCAATGTCCCAAATCCATTCAGTGGGAACCACACTCATCTCAATATGCCAGGCTCACAATGGGGACAGGGCTATAAATATCTGTCAGATAATTTGCACAGTGCTCACTATCTTACTCTAAGAAATGAAATCcgtaaaaaacagtttaacaAAG TTATAGCTATCTCCACCAGGAAAATGAGTACAGAAACTGATTCATCATTAAGTGCCAAAGACAAATTAAAAAGAGCTGTTAAAGAGTATGGATCaacagttataatttttcatgtgACTATATCTCTACTATGTTTGGGAGGATGCTACATCCTAGTATCTAG TGGTGTCGATGTAACGGCCCTACTGAAATACTTCAATATGACAGAGGGTCCGCTGTCAACTGCAGTGGCCTCAAACACCGGCACTTTTGTAATAGCTTATGGAATTCATAAAATCTTTGCACCGGCAAGAATAGCTGTAACTTTAACAGCTACGCCATTTATTGTGAGATATCTAAGAAATATtggatttttaaaacatgGTGGTGGGGTAAAAtaa
- the LOC116779451 gene encoding uncharacterized protein LOC116779451 isoform X2, whose protein sequence is MEALDVTSHLSECNISVPDEKYLFDFTKTSDVDNWQEQSDTVRSVGMSKAVFVLHKNTEYRRAIFFALLNPQPNGAGFAGIRSIGNHDLTGRTKLQLFCRGQGQFNGFKVVLRHKGLNDEPNYSFEQYFQAPKDEFAIRSLPFSEFKAYYRGKRVNNNETLDIAHVSSIGLQMYGGVYQPIKQKGPATLEIDWIRAV, encoded by the exons atggaagCTTTGGACGTCACATCGCATTTAAGTGAATg taACATTTCAGTGCCGGATGAgaagtatttatttgattttacgAAAACAAGCGATGTAGATAATTGGCAAGAACAATCTGATACAGTACGAAGTGTTGGGATGTCAAAAGCTGTGTTCGTGCTACATAAAAATACGGAATACAGAAGAGCCATATTCTTTGCTTTGTTAAATCCACAACCAAATGGAGCTGGTTTTGCTGGAATACGTTCAATAGGAAACCACGATCTTACCGGTCGTACGAAACTCCAACTATTTTGTCGTGGCCAAGGACAATTCAATGGTTTTAAAGTAGTTTTGCGTCATAAGGGATTAAATGATGAGCCGAATTATTCCTTTGAACAGTACTTCCAG gcCCCAAAAGATGAATTTGCGATTCGCAGTTTGCCTTTCTCGGAGTTTAAAGCTTACTATAGAGGTAAACGAGTAAACAATAACGAAACATTGGATATAGCACATGTCAGCAGTATTGGACTACAAATGTATGGTGGTGTGTACCAACCTATTAAACAGAAAGGTCCTGCTACTCTTGAGATAGATTGGATTAGAGCTGTATAA
- the LOC116779451 gene encoding uncharacterized protein LOC116779451 isoform X1 encodes MFRRLFHFMFLSYTLFLIKYCATTGTDTYNISVPDEKYLFDFTKTSDVDNWQEQSDTVRSVGMSKAVFVLHKNTEYRRAIFFALLNPQPNGAGFAGIRSIGNHDLTGRTKLQLFCRGQGQFNGFKVVLRHKGLNDEPNYSFEQYFQAPKDEFAIRSLPFSEFKAYYRGKRVNNNETLDIAHVSSIGLQMYGGVYQPIKQKGPATLEIDWIRAV; translated from the exons ATGTTCCGACGgctatttcattttatgtttttaagttacacactatttttaattaaatattgtgccACAACAGGTACAGATACTTA taACATTTCAGTGCCGGATGAgaagtatttatttgattttacgAAAACAAGCGATGTAGATAATTGGCAAGAACAATCTGATACAGTACGAAGTGTTGGGATGTCAAAAGCTGTGTTCGTGCTACATAAAAATACGGAATACAGAAGAGCCATATTCTTTGCTTTGTTAAATCCACAACCAAATGGAGCTGGTTTTGCTGGAATACGTTCAATAGGAAACCACGATCTTACCGGTCGTACGAAACTCCAACTATTTTGTCGTGGCCAAGGACAATTCAATGGTTTTAAAGTAGTTTTGCGTCATAAGGGATTAAATGATGAGCCGAATTATTCCTTTGAACAGTACTTCCAG gcCCCAAAAGATGAATTTGCGATTCGCAGTTTGCCTTTCTCGGAGTTTAAAGCTTACTATAGAGGTAAACGAGTAAACAATAACGAAACATTGGATATAGCACATGTCAGCAGTATTGGACTACAAATGTATGGTGGTGTGTACCAACCTATTAAACAGAAAGGTCCTGCTACTCTTGAGATAGATTGGATTAGAGCTGTATAA
- the LOC116779452 gene encoding RNA-binding protein 39 isoform X1, translated as MAEDLDVEAMLEAPYNKSDNTSSSKHRPEKYSEKNRDKDKDGSRRRSRSKDRERRRSRDKDSRRSRERDDKRERDRDKDRDRDRNRDRERRDHDKDRNHRDKDRDKDRDRERDRERERDREKRRSKDKVKERSRERERSRDQHPPKREKSRDKERERSEYRSKSRGIEPKLDDLPPEERDLRTVFCMQLSQRIRAKDLEEFFSSVGKVRDVRLITCNKTRRFKGIAYIEFKDAESVPLALGLTGQKLLGVPIIVQHTQAEKNRVGNTLPNLAPKTSNGPTRLYVGSLHFNITEDMLRGIFEPFGKIDHIQLMTDPDTGKSKGYGFLTFHHATDAKKAMEQLNGFELAGRPMKVGNVTERADGGSSTRFDADELDRAGVDLGATGRLQLMFKLAEGTGLQIPPAAASVLMGAGSTLVAPQPQVAPPIATQCFMLNNMFDPSSESNPSWDIEIRDDVISECNKHGGVLHVYVDKASPQGNVYCKCPTIATAVASVNSLHGRWFAGRVITAAYVPLVNYHSLFPDAMTALTLLLPSKQR; from the exons ATGGCTGAAGATTTAGATGTTGAAGCAATGTTAGAAGCACCTTATAACAAATCG GATAACACTTCCTCTTCAAAGCATCGGCCGGAGAAGTATTCCGAAAAAAACAGAGACAAAGATAAGGACGGAAGTCGAAG gAGGAGTCGTTCAAAGGACCGGGAAAGAAGACGATCGCGCGATAAGGATTCTAGACGTTCTAGGGAAAGGGATGACAAACGAGAAAGAGACCGCGACAAGGATAGAGACAGAGATCGCAATCGTGACCGTGAACGTCGCGACCACGACAAGGATCGTAACCATAGAGATAAGGATAGGGATAAGGACAGGGATCGTGAAAGAGATAGGGAACGTGAAAGAGATAGAGAAAAGAGACGTAGTAAAGATAAAGTTAAGGAACGTAGTCGTGAAAGGGAAAGAAGCCGTGACCAACATCCTCCTAAAAGAGAAAAAAGTCGCGATAAGGAAAGAGAGAGAAGCGAATATAGATCAAAATCAAGAGGAATTGAACCCAAGTTGGATGACCTACCTCCAGAAGAAAGGGATTTGCGCACTGTATTTTGTATGCAATTATCTCAACGTATTAGGGCTAAGGATTTAGAAGAGTTTTTTTCCTCTGTTGGTAAAGTAAGAGATGTAAGACTTATCACATGCAATAAGACAAGAAGATTTAAGGGAATAGCCTATATTGAGTTTAAAGATGCTGAATCTGTTCCCttg gCTTTGGGTTTAACAGGACAAAAACTACTGGGTGTTCCTATTATAGTTCAGCATACCCAAGCTGAGAAAAACAGGGTTGGCAACACCTTGCCCAACTTAGCACCAAAAACTAGTAATGGTCCTACTCGATTATATGTTGGCTcacttcattttaatattacagaaGACATGCTTAGAGGAATCTTTGAACCATTTGGTAAAATAGATCATATACAACTAATGACCGATCCTGATACTGGAAAAAGTAAAGGCTATGGTTTTCTGACA TTCCATCACGCAACAGATGCAAAGAAAGCAATGGAGCAGTTGAATGGATTTGAGCTTGCAGGTAGACCAATGAAGGTTGGAAATGTGACTGAGCGAGCAGATGGTGGTTCAAGCACACGGTTTGATGCTGATGAACTAGACCGAGCTGGAGTTGATCTGGGTGCTACCGGACGCCTTCAACTTATGTTCAAATTAGCTGAAGGCACAGGTTTACag ATACCTCCAGCAGCGGCATCAGTATTGATGGGCGCCGGCTCAACTTTAGTAGCGCCTCAACCACAAGTCGCACCTCCTATTGCTACACAATGCTTCATGCTCAACAACATGTTTGACCCATCATC gGAATCGAACCCCAGCTGGGACATTGAGATAAGGGATGACGTCATCAGCGAATGCAATAAACATGGCGGAGTATTACACGTGTACGTTGATAAGGCGTCTCCACAGGGAAATGTGTACTGCAAGTGTCCAACAATAGCAACAGCTGTGGCGTCTGTGAATTCATTGCACGGCCGTTGGTTTGCGGGGAGGGTCATAACCGCAGCTTACGTGCCCCTTGTCAATTATCATTCACTGTTCCCAGACGCGATGACTGCACTAACACTACTATTGCCTTCTAAACAACGATAA
- the LOC116779452 gene encoding RNA-binding protein 39 isoform X2 — MDNTSSSKHRPEKYSEKNRDKDKDGSRRRSRSKDRERRRSRDKDSRRSRERDDKRERDRDKDRDRDRNRDRERRDHDKDRNHRDKDRDKDRDRERDRERERDREKRRSKDKVKERSRERERSRDQHPPKREKSRDKERERSEYRSKSRGIEPKLDDLPPEERDLRTVFCMQLSQRIRAKDLEEFFSSVGKVRDVRLITCNKTRRFKGIAYIEFKDAESVPLALGLTGQKLLGVPIIVQHTQAEKNRVGNTLPNLAPKTSNGPTRLYVGSLHFNITEDMLRGIFEPFGKIDHIQLMTDPDTGKSKGYGFLTFHHATDAKKAMEQLNGFELAGRPMKVGNVTERADGGSSTRFDADELDRAGVDLGATGRLQLMFKLAEGTGLQIPPAAASVLMGAGSTLVAPQPQVAPPIATQCFMLNNMFDPSSESNPSWDIEIRDDVISECNKHGGVLHVYVDKASPQGNVYCKCPTIATAVASVNSLHGRWFAGRVITAAYVPLVNYHSLFPDAMTALTLLLPSKQR; from the exons ATG GATAACACTTCCTCTTCAAAGCATCGGCCGGAGAAGTATTCCGAAAAAAACAGAGACAAAGATAAGGACGGAAGTCGAAG gAGGAGTCGTTCAAAGGACCGGGAAAGAAGACGATCGCGCGATAAGGATTCTAGACGTTCTAGGGAAAGGGATGACAAACGAGAAAGAGACCGCGACAAGGATAGAGACAGAGATCGCAATCGTGACCGTGAACGTCGCGACCACGACAAGGATCGTAACCATAGAGATAAGGATAGGGATAAGGACAGGGATCGTGAAAGAGATAGGGAACGTGAAAGAGATAGAGAAAAGAGACGTAGTAAAGATAAAGTTAAGGAACGTAGTCGTGAAAGGGAAAGAAGCCGTGACCAACATCCTCCTAAAAGAGAAAAAAGTCGCGATAAGGAAAGAGAGAGAAGCGAATATAGATCAAAATCAAGAGGAATTGAACCCAAGTTGGATGACCTACCTCCAGAAGAAAGGGATTTGCGCACTGTATTTTGTATGCAATTATCTCAACGTATTAGGGCTAAGGATTTAGAAGAGTTTTTTTCCTCTGTTGGTAAAGTAAGAGATGTAAGACTTATCACATGCAATAAGACAAGAAGATTTAAGGGAATAGCCTATATTGAGTTTAAAGATGCTGAATCTGTTCCCttg gCTTTGGGTTTAACAGGACAAAAACTACTGGGTGTTCCTATTATAGTTCAGCATACCCAAGCTGAGAAAAACAGGGTTGGCAACACCTTGCCCAACTTAGCACCAAAAACTAGTAATGGTCCTACTCGATTATATGTTGGCTcacttcattttaatattacagaaGACATGCTTAGAGGAATCTTTGAACCATTTGGTAAAATAGATCATATACAACTAATGACCGATCCTGATACTGGAAAAAGTAAAGGCTATGGTTTTCTGACA TTCCATCACGCAACAGATGCAAAGAAAGCAATGGAGCAGTTGAATGGATTTGAGCTTGCAGGTAGACCAATGAAGGTTGGAAATGTGACTGAGCGAGCAGATGGTGGTTCAAGCACACGGTTTGATGCTGATGAACTAGACCGAGCTGGAGTTGATCTGGGTGCTACCGGACGCCTTCAACTTATGTTCAAATTAGCTGAAGGCACAGGTTTACag ATACCTCCAGCAGCGGCATCAGTATTGATGGGCGCCGGCTCAACTTTAGTAGCGCCTCAACCACAAGTCGCACCTCCTATTGCTACACAATGCTTCATGCTCAACAACATGTTTGACCCATCATC gGAATCGAACCCCAGCTGGGACATTGAGATAAGGGATGACGTCATCAGCGAATGCAATAAACATGGCGGAGTATTACACGTGTACGTTGATAAGGCGTCTCCACAGGGAAATGTGTACTGCAAGTGTCCAACAATAGCAACAGCTGTGGCGTCTGTGAATTCATTGCACGGCCGTTGGTTTGCGGGGAGGGTCATAACCGCAGCTTACGTGCCCCTTGTCAATTATCATTCACTGTTCCCAGACGCGATGACTGCACTAACACTACTATTGCCTTCTAAACAACGATAA
- the LOC116765254 gene encoding protein CWC15 homolog, whose product MTTAARPTFDPARGGTGRGEKDLSAISRQYSSRDLPGHTKLKYREQGQGTTEELRARDFRKELDEREKEIKGPSSRKQVEPPVKRLKVDQVPAASLDADDPLEGDSSDSDDSDDDTAALLAELNKIKKERAIEQAKKEAEKKQEEERIRMENILSGNPLLNYSSAAQKNDLKVKRRWDDDVVFKNCARTEPDKKGNTFINDSLRSEFHKKFMEKYVK is encoded by the exons ATGACGACAGCTGCTAGACCGACTTTTGATCCCGCAAGGGGTGGCACAGGACGAGGAGAAAAAGATCTTAGCGCTATATCACGTCAGTATTCTAGTAGGGATCTTCCAGGTCATACCAAACTTAAATACAG ggaGCAAGGTCAAGGGACCACAGAAGAATTGCGTGCACGTGATTTTCGCAAGGAACTTGACGAGagagaaaaagaaattaaggGGCCTAGTTCTAGGAAACAAGTAGAACCACCTGTTAAGAGACTTAAAGTAGACCAAGTCCCAGCTGCAAGTCTTGATGCTGACGATCCACTTGAAGGAGATTCGTCTGATTCCGATGACTCAGATGATGATACAGCTGCGCTTTTGGCCgaacttaacaaaattaaaaaggagCGTGCCATTGAGCAAGCCAAAAag GAAGCTGAGAAGAAACAAGAGGAAGAAAGGATAagaatggaaaatattttatctggaaatcctttgttaaattattcctCAGCAGCACAAAAAAACGACTTAAAG GTTAAGAGGAGGTGGGATGATGATGTCGTATTTAAAAACTGTGCTAGAACGGAACCAGACAAAAAAgggaatacatttattaatgattcCTTAAGGTCAGAATTCCATAAGAaatttatggaaaaatatgtgaaatag